In a genomic window of Clostridiales bacterium:
- a CDS encoding extracellular solute-binding protein encodes MVRKKVKFNILFLCFAILINTFSAFPAMALDEKTEENYFNAQKQNNVKLVENIDDYTINPSELKLNPGSSKATLIPASESKGYEEPILSIKGKSKIEFDVDVKAAGGYNIALDYFLPETSMEDLNISLLINGEYQFYESRNIKLPASWKDSTQDYKEDDFKNQLFPSPVRIYKWQSKALNSTIYNLKVPFIFNLKKGINTITIQNNDIAFYLGKIKLVGSKKTIDYSEYSKQYTGAEPAKDQYIEIEGEKYSEKSESYIRGSKGNNQNAFPYDPVKKKIQALDESMWENPGEGVSYKVNISKDGFYYIGFKFTQDVKKDMPVFKNIYLDGKILFDEMSGYMFNYTGMKYQNNVLGNKEQKYMFYLKKGEHTLTIESTASKLYNANENLLYVINKLNNIALEIKFITGDKTDKNRDWGIDEFIPDIKKDLLQCASIIDNEYKELNSIVNRTNMPEVADLKVAEEKLIKFSGNLNFMVNNLDQLSQGSGSATDLISLILPELLKQPMGIDKIYITGDYSKIPPANSGFLKNLYEGTRKLLASFFERYDKNESKDETKLNIWVNRPMTHIDILREMINEEFEPNEHIKVNISAMPDEQKLLLAVASGRAPDAVLGASSYRPFDFALRGALYDLRQFDDFGKVIDSFNPEMFVPYIIGDSCYAVPETANFNVLFYRKDILNKLNLNVPRTWDDVIAMLPTLSRYGMSFNTLIANVGGLKHFGTTVPFIQQYNGKVYSEDGSKVELGDPNTVKAFKLMTNLYTRYSLPENIQNFYDSFKRGVIPIGMSDMNTYILLKHTAPELEGQWGIAPAIGVKDQTGKILNYYPSVNTACIIMKNSKKPEDAWKFIKWWMSDNVQTSYANDMQLRYGPEYIWNTANLKALENSTAYSEDDKKVILQQLNNTKEIPRNPAYFSVERELSNAWNKVVFNGVAPRTALDQAIIISNREIQKKLKEFGYMDSNGKLIKPFEMATAKKVLSWKEH; translated from the coding sequence ATGGTAAGGAAAAAAGTTAAATTTAATATATTGTTTCTATGCTTTGCAATACTGATAAATACATTTTCAGCATTTCCAGCGATGGCTCTTGATGAAAAAACGGAAGAGAATTATTTCAATGCTCAAAAGCAAAATAATGTTAAACTCGTTGAAAATATTGATGATTACACGATAAACCCTTCTGAACTGAAACTTAATCCGGGTAGCAGCAAGGCTACATTGATTCCTGCATCAGAGAGTAAGGGATATGAAGAGCCGATATTAAGCATTAAAGGAAAATCAAAAATAGAATTTGATGTGGATGTAAAGGCAGCAGGAGGGTACAACATAGCTTTAGATTACTTTTTACCCGAAACATCCATGGAAGATCTCAATATATCTTTATTGATTAACGGAGAGTATCAATTTTATGAGAGTAGAAATATAAAGCTGCCGGCTTCATGGAAGGATTCAACTCAGGATTATAAAGAAGACGACTTTAAAAATCAGCTTTTTCCTTCGCCGGTACGCATATATAAGTGGCAGAGCAAAGCTTTAAACAGTACTATTTATAATTTGAAAGTTCCGTTCATATTTAATTTAAAAAAGGGCATAAACACTATTACAATCCAGAATAATGACATAGCTTTCTATCTTGGTAAAATCAAGCTGGTTGGAAGTAAAAAAACTATAGATTACAGTGAGTACAGCAAGCAATATACAGGTGCAGAGCCTGCGAAAGATCAGTATATTGAAATTGAAGGAGAAAAATACTCTGAGAAATCAGAATCATATATAAGGGGTTCAAAGGGAAACAATCAAAATGCCTTTCCATATGACCCTGTGAAGAAAAAAATACAGGCTTTAGACGAATCCATGTGGGAAAACCCTGGGGAGGGCGTTTCATACAAAGTAAACATATCAAAGGACGGCTTTTATTATATAGGTTTTAAATTCACCCAGGATGTGAAAAAAGATATGCCTGTGTTTAAAAACATATATTTAGACGGGAAAATCCTATTCGATGAAATGAGTGGCTATATGTTTAATTATACAGGAATGAAGTATCAGAATAATGTGCTGGGGAATAAAGAACAAAAGTATATGTTTTACCTTAAAAAGGGTGAGCATACATTGACTATTGAAAGCACTGCGTCCAAGCTTTATAATGCTAATGAAAATCTTTTGTATGTAATAAACAAGCTGAACAATATAGCGCTTGAGATAAAATTTATAACCGGAGACAAGACAGATAAAAACAGGGATTGGGGTATCGATGAATTCATACCTGATATTAAAAAAGATTTACTTCAGTGCGCAAGCATTATAGATAATGAATATAAAGAACTGAATTCGATTGTTAATAGGACTAACATGCCGGAAGTTGCCGACTTAAAGGTTGCGGAAGAAAAACTTATAAAATTTTCAGGCAATCTCAACTTTATGGTAAATAACCTTGATCAGCTATCTCAAGGCAGCGGTTCGGCTACGGATCTTATTTCGTTGATTTTACCCGAGCTGTTAAAGCAGCCGATGGGGATCGATAAGATATATATTACCGGTGATTATAGCAAGATCCCTCCTGCAAATTCCGGATTCTTAAAAAATTTATATGAAGGAACTAGAAAACTGCTGGCTTCTTTCTTTGAAAGATATGATAAAAATGAGAGCAAGGATGAAACTAAGTTAAATATATGGGTAAACAGGCCTATGACTCATATAGATATATTAAGAGAAATGATAAACGAAGAATTTGAGCCGAACGAGCACATAAAAGTCAACATTTCCGCGATGCCTGATGAGCAAAAGCTTCTTTTGGCAGTGGCATCAGGCAGGGCTCCTGATGCTGTATTAGGGGCGTCATCATACAGGCCTTTTGACTTTGCATTGAGGGGTGCATTGTATGACTTGAGGCAGTTTGACGATTTCGGCAAAGTCATAGACAGTTTTAATCCTGAAATGTTTGTGCCATATATAATAGGGGACTCATGTTATGCCGTGCCAGAAACAGCCAATTTTAATGTGCTTTTTTACCGCAAGGATATATTGAACAAACTGAATTTGAATGTTCCAAGGACATGGGATGACGTAATAGCAATGCTTCCTACACTATCAAGGTACGGGATGAGCTTTAATACGTTGATTGCCAATGTAGGGGGATTAAAACATTTTGGAACAACCGTCCCATTCATACAACAATATAATGGAAAGGTTTACTCTGAGGATGGTTCAAAAGTTGAACTGGGGGATCCGAATACAGTTAAGGCATTTAAATTGATGACAAATCTATATACAAGGTACAGCCTCCCTGAAAATATACAAAATTTTTACGATAGCTTTAAAAGAGGCGTTATACCGATAGGTATGTCCGATATGAATACTTATATATTATTGAAGCATACGGCACCTGAGTTAGAGGGCCAGTGGGGCATAGCTCCCGCTATCGGCGTCAAAGATCAGACAGGTAAAATACTGAATTACTATCCATCTGTAAATACAGCATGTATTATAATGAAGAATTCCAAAAAACCTGAGGATGCCTGGAAGTTTATTAAGTGGTGGATGAGCGATAATGTTCAGACAAGTTATGCCAATGACATGCAATTGAGATATGGGCCTGAATATATATGGAATACGGCTAATTTAAAGGCGCTTGAAAATTCAACAGCATACAGCGAAGATGATAAGAAAGTCATACTGCAGCAGCTTAACAATACAAAGGAAATACCAAGAAATCCCGCTTATTTTTCAGTAGAACGTGAATTATCCAATGCATGGAACAAAGTCGTATTTAACGGAGTCGCTCCAAGGACAGCACTGGATCAGGCGATAATTATATCAAACAGAGAAATTCAAAAAAAGCTGAAGGAGTTTGGTTACATGGATAGCAACGGTAAACTTATAAAACCTTTTGAAATGGCAACAGCGAAAAAAGTATTAAGTTGGAAGGAGCATTAA
- a CDS encoding extracellular solute-binding protein: MKRKLSLVVASLTVLALIMTSCAGNKTKSKETSQKKEPVKIVWGGWENKLMALELIERFNKENPDIKVEFFSNGQWLGNEQMSKLVASNQMPDIINLENPVVPVQNDWVIDLKPYLDKDTGSKKLYNNFVKYGTVNNKVIMLPEKIYLWGLFVNKDLLSSYNIPVPGYDWTVDDYVNILKKTTKKGVSIGTNGVNEIMKHLPPQINDSLGWGSFNEAKKEYELGDEWKYAANVAADLYKSNVSLYEHEDALGVPSNYPEGSKEQKDVNAKREKFMEDTVGEKTDYDAWLKGKAATWMDFSWSLGFDKNAGFGGFDWDYYPFPTKDKGDKSRPGLVVDSLAITTKCKNPDAAFRFLKYLTYDVKGFDDRYDIVKNYNKDKLKEKYKGVLDDTFFNEPLNFGNIPAINDQAVISKWLELNNTKPGVAYMIGNMGTGYVDGFKVTPGFDEAYHKTIEKTVVEQVYTGKKTPEDLAQELQDKANEITKKAFDALNK; encoded by the coding sequence ATGAAAAGAAAACTAAGCCTTGTTGTAGCTTCTTTAACTGTTTTAGCACTGATTATGACATCATGTGCAGGCAATAAAACGAAGTCCAAAGAAACATCGCAAAAAAAGGAGCCGGTCAAAATTGTTTGGGGTGGCTGGGAAAACAAGCTCATGGCATTGGAACTTATTGAAAGATTTAACAAAGAAAATCCCGATATAAAAGTTGAATTTTTCTCTAACGGACAATGGCTTGGGAATGAACAGATGTCCAAGTTAGTTGCTTCAAATCAGATGCCGGATATCATAAACCTTGAAAATCCTGTGGTGCCGGTTCAGAACGACTGGGTAATCGATCTGAAACCTTATCTCGATAAGGATACGGGAAGCAAGAAGTTGTATAATAACTTTGTTAAATATGGTACAGTAAATAATAAGGTGATAATGCTTCCTGAAAAGATTTATTTATGGGGTCTGTTTGTAAACAAAGATTTACTTTCTTCCTATAATATACCTGTACCAGGATATGACTGGACAGTCGATGACTACGTAAATATACTTAAGAAGACTACTAAAAAGGGAGTTTCGATTGGCACAAACGGAGTTAATGAAATCATGAAGCATTTACCTCCTCAGATAAATGATAGTCTGGGATGGGGAAGCTTTAATGAAGCCAAGAAAGAGTATGAACTCGGAGACGAATGGAAGTATGCCGCAAATGTTGCAGCAGATCTGTACAAATCAAATGTAAGCCTTTATGAACATGAGGACGCGCTGGGTGTACCAAGCAATTATCCCGAGGGGTCAAAAGAGCAAAAGGATGTCAATGCAAAGAGAGAGAAATTCATGGAGGATACCGTCGGTGAGAAGACCGACTATGATGCATGGTTAAAAGGCAAGGCCGCTACATGGATGGACTTTTCGTGGTCTCTTGGATTTGACAAGAATGCCGGCTTTGGTGGCTTTGACTGGGATTATTATCCCTTCCCTACAAAGGACAAGGGTGATAAATCAAGACCGGGACTGGTTGTCGATTCACTTGCTATAACAACAAAATGCAAAAATCCTGATGCTGCGTTCAGATTCTTGAAATATCTTACTTATGATGTTAAGGGCTTTGACGATAGGTATGATATTGTAAAAAATTACAACAAAGACAAGCTTAAGGAAAAATACAAGGGAGTGCTGGACGATACATTCTTCAATGAGCCTTTAAACTTTGGCAATATTCCTGCTATAAACGATCAGGCGGTAATAAGCAAATGGCTTGAACTTAACAATACAAAACCGGGAGTCGCATATATGATAGGAAATATGGGAACCGGATATGTTGATGGATTCAAAGTTACGCCGGGATTCGATGAAGCTTACCACAAGACGATCGAGAAGACGGTTGTAGAACAGGTTTATACAGGGAAAAAGACTCCGGAAGATTTAGCGCAGGAGCTTCAGGATAAAGCGAATGAAATTACAAAGAAAGCATTTGATGCATTAAACAAATAG
- a CDS encoding glycosyl transferase — protein sequence MKFISKYGYFTDDGKEYVITDPHTPRPWGNVISNGDYSIIVSQTGSGYSWRGNAGQNRITRSFQDLIKDNWGKYIYIRDTETGKYWSAAWMPVQADYEFYRVRHGIGYSIFEHKVDGIYTSTKVFVAPDDPMEYIEVKIKNESKRERKLDLTTYFELALGFAPDEHREYHRLFIDTGFDEKNNALTAGKLIWLNDDTWRYTFFHSSSEKIASYDTDKESVIGQYRNEKNPVMMEKKNLDGRSGRFTDACSSIRVEVEIASGEEKTVVFTLGAAEKGKESYVDLAKKSSVDDCRAAFDGVLKLWSRFIDAEVVNTPDEALNIMTNIWLKYQAISCRLWGKSGLYQVSAGYGFRDQLQDSLIFLESAPEFTKKQLLLHAKNQFQEGDVYHWWFTIGGGGPRTNCSDDLLWLPFIMDAYLKETRDFDILNEIVPFVDGKDAADMYTHCKRAIEKCFSRFSPRGIPLMGDHDWNDGLSCVGSGMKGESFWVAEFLYMILKNFIPVAKMRNDDLFADKCSDVMKTLEFAVNKFGWDGKWYLQATTDNWLKVGSKENDEGSIFLNPNIWAVISGIADEEKSNIAMESVTKYLLKDYGALLLYPAYTKARSDIGYISRYAPGLRENGGVYTHAATWAVWAYALIGDSKNAYEAYRRICPPNRSKDIDAYWSEPYVTPGNSDGPISPYYGRGSWTWYTGSAQWLHRVATNWILGVRAVDDGLEISPCIPSEWKEYNVKRIFRGSIYKINVKNPNNKTSGVTRITVDGREIQRNIIPDIADKGQHIVEVIM from the coding sequence AAATATATATACATAAGAGATACTGAAACCGGTAAATACTGGTCTGCAGCATGGATGCCCGTTCAGGCAGATTATGAATTTTACAGGGTACGCCATGGAATAGGCTACAGTATATTTGAACACAAGGTGGATGGAATTTATACAAGCACTAAAGTATTTGTGGCCCCGGATGATCCCATGGAATATATAGAAGTTAAAATAAAAAATGAAAGCAAAAGGGAAAGAAAACTTGATCTTACCACATATTTTGAGCTTGCGCTTGGTTTTGCGCCAGATGAACACAGGGAATATCATAGATTGTTTATAGATACGGGCTTTGATGAAAAAAACAATGCGCTGACGGCAGGCAAACTTATATGGCTCAATGACGATACATGGAGGTATACATTTTTTCACTCTTCAAGCGAGAAGATAGCATCTTATGATACCGATAAAGAATCGGTAATAGGACAGTATAGAAATGAAAAAAATCCGGTGATGATGGAAAAGAAAAACTTAGATGGAAGATCGGGAAGATTTACCGATGCCTGCTCTTCCATAAGAGTGGAAGTTGAAATAGCAAGCGGAGAAGAAAAGACTGTCGTGTTTACTCTCGGGGCAGCTGAAAAGGGCAAGGAATCTTATGTTGACCTTGCAAAAAAATCTTCCGTCGATGATTGCAGAGCGGCATTTGATGGAGTTTTAAAGCTGTGGAGCAGGTTTATCGACGCCGAGGTGGTAAATACACCGGATGAAGCGTTGAACATTATGACGAACATATGGCTCAAGTACCAGGCGATTTCCTGCAGATTATGGGGAAAATCAGGGCTTTATCAGGTAAGCGCCGGATATGGTTTCAGAGACCAGCTTCAGGATAGCTTAATATTTTTGGAGAGTGCTCCGGAGTTTACTAAAAAGCAGCTGCTGCTGCATGCTAAAAATCAGTTTCAGGAGGGCGATGTTTATCACTGGTGGTTTACTATAGGGGGAGGCGGACCGCGTACAAATTGTTCGGATGACCTTCTGTGGCTTCCTTTCATAATGGATGCTTATTTAAAAGAAACCAGGGATTTTGATATACTAAATGAAATTGTGCCTTTTGTAGATGGAAAAGATGCGGCTGATATGTATACACATTGCAAGCGCGCCATCGAAAAGTGTTTCTCGCGGTTCAGCCCGAGGGGAATTCCTCTGATGGGTGACCATGATTGGAACGATGGTTTGTCCTGCGTAGGTTCAGGCATGAAAGGCGAAAGCTTCTGGGTAGCGGAATTTTTGTATATGATACTTAAAAATTTTATACCTGTAGCTAAAATGAGAAATGATGACCTGTTTGCGGATAAATGCAGCGATGTAATGAAAACGCTGGAATTTGCGGTAAACAAATTCGGATGGGATGGAAAATGGTATCTTCAGGCAACTACAGATAACTGGCTTAAGGTCGGATCGAAGGAAAATGATGAAGGCAGCATATTTTTAAATCCCAACATATGGGCGGTAATATCAGGAATTGCAGATGAAGAAAAAAGCAATATCGCTATGGAAAGCGTTACGAAATATCTGCTTAAGGATTACGGTGCTTTGCTTTTATATCCTGCATATACGAAAGCAAGAAGCGATATAGGATATATATCAAGGTATGCTCCGGGACTCAGGGAAAACGGCGGAGTATACACACATGCCGCTACATGGGCGGTATGGGCTTATGCACTTATCGGGGATTCTAAGAATGCTTATGAGGCATACAGAAGGATATGCCCGCCGAACCGTTCAAAGGATATCGATGCATACTGGTCGGAGCCATATGTTACTCCCGGAAATTCAGACGGACCGATATCGCCTTATTATGGAAGGGGAAGCTGGACATGGTATACGGGATCTGCACAGTGGCTTCATAGGGTTGCAACGAACTGGATATTAGGCGTAAGGGCAGTTGATGACGGGCTGGAGATTTCGCCATGTATCCCGTCAGAGTGGAAGGAATATAATGTAAAGCGTATTTTTAGGGGCAGCATATATAAAATCAATGTTAAAAATCCAAACAATAAAACCAGCGGCGTAACAAGAATTACTGTAGATGGCAGAGAAATTCAAAGGAATATAATACCCGATATTGCCGATAAGGGGCAGCATATCGTAGAGGTTATTATGTAA